A region from the Streptomyces tsukubensis genome encodes:
- a CDS encoding monodechloroaminopyrrolnitrin synthase PrnB family protein yields the protein MTLHDLVVPGFAARTEPYFRIPEIRAADPLGADAPLARLPAMNAAADVPALAAALRALLPEPEDVARYDVPHALAAMRDLGMFLGSLKRHGTEPVAAVPYVLPVLEHLGRITDMVPRDTVHHYTTWNPPGERLRTYTGLTAEARLQDAVRMVIPGLVAALEHCAELAGLEPYDPGFATALDRIADSLGAMVESIDFTIAHVPPVVFATDIRPYFEEIGVDGVDYLGPAAAQVPLWLVDLTLWQCDRSDRSYEQFLAESVRYTLPGWRAHYTAHRDGTSAVSKFSAAVSWETEGGRPPAHLVRSGYSLVRVLRILKAFRARHITVARKAYAEEVRLYDKGSGGAPLELLRAVLDLTRDNETFVRRAVEPARAGGRARHDACGPGDTCGSAAEGCACGGNDGPGRPGGDGGRNGGDGRDGRSRSRSVRRAGTGEAGETEQ from the coding sequence ATGACCTTGCACGACCTTGTCGTACCCGGTTTCGCAGCACGCACCGAACCGTATTTCCGCATTCCCGAGATCCGGGCCGCCGATCCGCTCGGCGCCGATGCGCCACTGGCCCGGCTCCCCGCCATGAACGCCGCCGCCGACGTCCCCGCGCTCGCCGCGGCCCTGCGCGCCCTGCTCCCCGAACCCGAGGACGTCGCCCGCTACGACGTCCCCCACGCCCTCGCCGCCATGCGCGACCTGGGCATGTTCCTCGGCTCCCTCAAACGCCACGGCACCGAGCCGGTCGCCGCCGTCCCCTATGTCCTGCCCGTCCTCGAACACCTCGGCCGGATCACGGACATGGTGCCGCGCGACACCGTCCACCACTACACCACCTGGAACCCGCCCGGCGAACGCCTGCGCACCTACACCGGGCTGACCGCCGAAGCCCGGCTCCAGGACGCCGTCCGGATGGTGATACCCGGACTGGTCGCCGCCCTCGAACACTGTGCCGAGCTGGCCGGGCTCGAACCGTACGACCCCGGATTCGCCACCGCCCTCGACCGGATCGCCGACTCCCTCGGCGCGATGGTCGAGTCCATCGACTTCACCATCGCCCATGTCCCCCCGGTGGTCTTCGCCACCGATATCCGCCCCTACTTCGAGGAGATCGGCGTCGACGGCGTCGACTACCTCGGCCCGGCCGCCGCCCAGGTCCCCCTCTGGCTGGTGGACCTGACGCTCTGGCAGTGCGACCGGAGCGACCGCTCGTACGAGCAGTTCCTCGCCGAATCCGTCCGCTACACCCTCCCGGGGTGGCGCGCCCACTACACGGCCCACCGCGACGGCACCTCCGCCGTCTCCAAGTTCTCCGCCGCCGTCAGCTGGGAGACCGAGGGCGGCCGGCCCCCCGCCCATCTGGTGCGATCCGGTTACTCACTCGTACGGGTGCTGCGTATCCTCAAGGCGTTCCGGGCCCGTCACATCACCGTGGCGCGCAAGGCGTACGCGGAGGAAGTGCGGTTGTACGACAAGGGCAGCGGCGGTGCGCCCCTCGAACTGCTGCGCGCCGTCCTCGACCTGACGCGCGACAACGAGACCTTCGTGCGCCGGGCCGTTGAACCGGCGCGCGCCGGGGGACGTGCCCGACACGACGCGTGCGGGCCCGGCGACACCTGCGGGTCCGCCGCCGAGGGCTGCGCCTGCGGCGGGAACGACGGCCCCGGGAGACCCGGGGGAGACGGCGGCCGGAACGGCGGCGACGGCCGCGACGGCCGGAGCCGGAGCCGGAGCGTCCGGCGGGCAGGGACCGGAGAGGCCGGGGAGACGGAACAATGA
- a CDS encoding FAD-dependent monooxygenase: protein MTHFMIAGGGIAGLTAALALHRAGFTAVTVVEAARELRAVGAGLNIMPNAVRELDELGLIDELSARGLATRELRYYHRSGGLISTEPRGLAAGYRWPQLSIGRCALQSVLADAVRERLGAEALVPGVRVAAVEQQPHGRPRVRIQHRDGVHRGSGSLEPDVLIGADGIRSAVRAGLNPGEGEPPWNGQLIWRGVSRVPAERAGTFMFIAGDDRQKAVVYPMAAPDPEDGTVPVNWALAIPAALAAESAPRDGSGAAAESPGAHRGDWDRRISVERVAHHYRGWEFGGVDVAEVVSAAEAAYEYPMVDREPLERWSHGRTTLIGDAAHAMYPAGSNGATQSVVDARALAQALSVHRDPTDALAAYEAHRRPAMTEIQRANRRHGPEVVIALAHERAPGGFTDIDEVVPPAERAEIAARYAAKGAFDPATVNLGSPYEPGRPPALD from the coding sequence ATGACCCACTTCATGATCGCGGGCGGCGGTATCGCCGGGCTGACGGCGGCGCTCGCGCTCCACCGGGCCGGATTCACCGCGGTCACGGTCGTCGAGGCGGCCCGCGAACTGCGCGCGGTCGGCGCCGGGCTGAACATCATGCCGAACGCCGTGCGTGAGCTCGACGAACTGGGGCTCATCGACGAGCTGTCGGCCCGCGGCCTCGCCACCCGTGAACTGCGCTACTACCACCGCAGCGGCGGGCTGATCTCCACCGAGCCCCGCGGTCTCGCCGCCGGGTACCGCTGGCCGCAGCTCTCCATCGGCCGCTGCGCCCTCCAGAGCGTCCTCGCGGACGCCGTACGGGAACGGCTCGGAGCCGAGGCCCTCGTCCCCGGCGTCCGGGTGGCCGCCGTGGAGCAGCAGCCCCACGGCCGCCCCCGGGTACGGATCCAGCACCGGGACGGCGTCCACCGGGGCAGCGGCTCCCTGGAGCCCGACGTCCTCATCGGCGCCGACGGGATCCGCTCCGCGGTCCGCGCCGGGCTCAACCCCGGCGAGGGCGAACCGCCGTGGAACGGGCAGCTGATCTGGCGCGGGGTGTCCCGGGTGCCCGCCGAACGTGCCGGAACGTTCATGTTCATCGCCGGTGACGACCGGCAGAAGGCCGTCGTCTACCCGATGGCCGCACCCGATCCGGAGGACGGTACGGTCCCGGTGAACTGGGCCCTCGCCATCCCCGCCGCACTGGCCGCCGAATCGGCGCCCCGGGACGGGTCCGGGGCGGCCGCCGAGTCCCCGGGCGCCCACCGCGGCGACTGGGACCGCCGGATCTCCGTCGAACGCGTCGCGCACCACTACCGCGGCTGGGAGTTCGGCGGTGTCGACGTGGCGGAGGTGGTGTCGGCGGCGGAGGCGGCGTACGAGTACCCGATGGTCGACCGGGAGCCGCTGGAGCGCTGGTCCCACGGCCGTACCACTCTGATCGGTGACGCGGCGCACGCGATGTACCCGGCGGGCTCCAACGGCGCGACCCAGTCCGTCGTCGACGCCCGGGCGCTGGCCCAGGCGCTCTCCGTCCACCGCGACCCGACCGACGCGCTCGCCGCCTACGAGGCCCACCGGCGCCCGGCCATGACGGAGATCCAGCGGGCGAACCGGAGGCACGGCCCCGAGGTCGTGATCGCCCTCGCCCATGAGCGCGCGCCCGGCGGCTTCACCGATATCGACGAGGTCGTCCCGCCCGCGGAGCGCGCGGAGATAGCGGCGCGGTACGCGGCGAAGGGCGCGTTCGACCCGGCGACGGTGAACCTCGGCTCCCCGTACGAACCGGGCCGCCCCCCGGCCCTGGACTGA
- the glgP gene encoding alpha-glucan family phosphorylase yields the protein MKAIRRFTVRPVLPEALRPLSDLARNLRWSWHTETRDLFQAVDPDGWRACDGDPVQLLGAVPAGRLAELAADRRFLRRLTAAADDLDDYLHGRRWYQTHPRAAEFPAAVAYFSPEFGVTAALPQYSGGLGILAGDHLKAASDLGAPLIGVGLLYRHGYFRQSLSRDGWQQEHYPLLDPDELPVTLLREPGGSPAQISLALPAGRSLRAHVWVARVGRVPLLMLDSDVEENGPGERDVTDRLYGGGSEHRLLQEMLLGIGGVRAVRTYCRLTGHPGPEVFHTNEGHAGFLGLERIREAGEAGLGFDAALEAVRAGTVFTTHTPVPAGIDRFDRELVARHLGDRGALPGVPVDRILRLGTETYPGGDPQVFNMAVMGLRLAQRANGVSTLHGAVSRGMFAGLWPGFDAEEVPITSVTNGVHAPTWVAPEVFRLGARRIGAGRAEDALTVGGSELWHAVEGIPDAEIWELRRELREQLVTEVRTRLRASWRQRGAGAAELGWVDGVLDPDVLTIGFARRVPSYKRLTLMLRDRDRLRSLLLHPERPVQIVVAGKAHPADDGGKRLVQELVRFADDPRVRHRIAFLPDYGMAMAQKLYPGCDVWLNNPLRPLEACGTSGMKAALNGCLNLSVLDGWWDEWYEPDFGWAIPTADGDGTSATSTMEEDRRDDLEAAALYELIENRVAPRFYDRGPGGLPHHWVGMVRRTLAVLGPKVLAGRMVREYVERLYAPAAGAHRALDAATSGDLAGWKARVRGAWPKVAVDHVEAVEHAPAGTAELGVVLALRVRVALGDLTPDDVEVQAVAGRVDADDAITEARPYPLKPAGGPDLEGRVVYEGPLPLDRTGAFGYTIRVLPSHPLLASPADLGLVAWPGTR from the coding sequence GTGAAGGCCATCCGTCGGTTCACCGTCCGACCCGTCCTGCCCGAAGCCCTGCGCCCGCTCAGCGACCTGGCGCGCAATCTCCGCTGGTCGTGGCATACCGAAACCCGTGACCTGTTCCAGGCCGTCGACCCCGACGGCTGGCGGGCCTGCGACGGAGACCCCGTCCAACTGCTGGGAGCGGTACCGGCCGGGCGGCTCGCGGAGCTGGCCGCCGACCGGCGCTTCCTGCGCCGGCTCACCGCCGCCGCCGACGACCTCGACGACTATCTGCACGGCCGCCGCTGGTACCAGACCCACCCCCGGGCCGCCGAGTTCCCCGCCGCCGTCGCCTACTTCTCGCCCGAGTTCGGCGTCACCGCCGCCCTCCCGCAGTACTCCGGCGGCCTCGGCATCCTCGCCGGGGACCACCTCAAGGCCGCCAGCGACCTCGGCGCCCCCCTGATCGGTGTCGGTCTCCTCTACCGCCACGGCTACTTCCGCCAGTCGCTCTCCCGCGACGGCTGGCAGCAGGAGCACTATCCCCTCCTCGACCCCGACGAACTGCCCGTCACCCTGCTGCGGGAGCCCGGCGGCAGCCCCGCGCAGATCTCCCTCGCCCTGCCCGCCGGACGCTCGCTGCGCGCCCATGTCTGGGTCGCCCGGGTCGGCCGCGTCCCCCTGCTGATGCTCGACTCCGACGTCGAGGAGAACGGGCCCGGCGAACGCGATGTCACCGACCGGCTGTACGGCGGCGGCAGCGAGCACCGGCTGCTCCAGGAGATGCTGCTCGGCATCGGCGGCGTCCGCGCGGTCCGTACGTACTGCAGGCTCACCGGCCACCCCGGGCCCGAGGTCTTCCACACCAACGAGGGCCACGCCGGCTTCCTCGGCCTTGAACGCATCCGGGAGGCGGGCGAGGCCGGACTCGGTTTCGACGCCGCCCTCGAAGCCGTCCGCGCGGGCACCGTCTTCACCACCCACACCCCCGTCCCCGCCGGGATCGACCGCTTCGACCGCGAACTCGTCGCCCGGCACCTCGGCGACCGCGGCGCCCTGCCGGGCGTCCCCGTCGACCGGATCCTCCGGCTCGGCACCGAGACCTACCCCGGCGGCGACCCCCAGGTCTTCAACATGGCCGTCATGGGGCTGAGGCTCGCCCAGCGCGCCAACGGCGTGTCCACGCTCCACGGCGCCGTCAGCCGCGGGATGTTCGCCGGTCTGTGGCCGGGCTTCGACGCCGAAGAGGTGCCCATCACCTCCGTCACCAACGGCGTCCACGCCCCCACCTGGGTCGCCCCCGAGGTCTTCCGCCTCGGCGCCCGCCGGATCGGGGCCGGCCGGGCCGAGGACGCGCTCACCGTCGGCGGCTCCGAACTGTGGCACGCCGTCGAAGGCATCCCCGACGCCGAGATCTGGGAGCTCCGCCGCGAACTGCGCGAACAGCTCGTGACGGAGGTACGGACCCGGCTCCGGGCCTCCTGGCGGCAGCGCGGCGCGGGCGCCGCCGAACTCGGCTGGGTCGACGGGGTCCTCGACCCCGATGTCCTCACCATCGGCTTCGCCCGCCGGGTCCCCTCGTACAAACGCCTCACCCTGATGCTCCGCGACCGCGACCGGCTGCGGTCCCTGCTGCTGCACCCCGAACGCCCCGTCCAGATCGTCGTCGCGGGCAAGGCCCACCCCGCCGACGACGGCGGCAAACGCCTCGTCCAGGAGCTGGTGCGGTTCGCGGACGATCCGCGGGTCCGGCACCGGATCGCCTTCCTGCCCGACTACGGCATGGCCATGGCACAGAAGCTCTACCCCGGCTGCGACGTCTGGCTGAACAACCCGCTGCGCCCGCTGGAGGCCTGCGGCACCAGCGGAATGAAGGCCGCCCTCAACGGCTGCCTCAACCTCTCCGTCCTCGACGGCTGGTGGGACGAGTGGTACGAGCCGGACTTCGGCTGGGCGATCCCCACCGCCGACGGCGACGGTACGTCCGCGACGTCCACCATGGAGGAGGACCGCCGGGACGATCTGGAGGCGGCCGCGCTCTACGAGCTGATCGAGAACCGGGTCGCGCCCCGCTTCTACGACCGGGGACCGGGCGGACTGCCCCACCACTGGGTCGGGATGGTCCGCCGCACCCTCGCCGTACTCGGTCCGAAGGTCCTGGCCGGACGGATGGTCCGGGAGTACGTGGAGCGGCTGTACGCCCCCGCGGCCGGCGCCCACCGGGCCCTGGACGCGGCGACCTCGGGCGATCTCGCCGGGTGGAAGGCCCGGGTGCGCGGCGCCTGGCCGAAGGTGGCCGTCGACCATGTGGAGGCGGTGGAGCACGCCCCCGCCGGGACCGCCGAGCTGGGCGTGGTGCTGGCCCTGCGGGTCCGGGTGGCCCTCGGGGATCTGACCCCGGACGATGTCGAGGTGCAGGCGGTCGCCGGTCGCGTCGACGCGGACGACGCGATCACCGAGGCCCGCCCCTACCCCCTGAAGCCCGCGGGTGGTCCGGATCTGGAGGGGCGGGTGGTGTACGAGGGACCGCTGCCCCTGGACCGTACCGGCGCCTTCGGTTACACCATCCGGGTCCTCCCGTCCCACCCGCTGCTGGCGTCCCCGGCCGATCTCGGCCTGGTCGCCTGGCCGGGGACGCGCTGA
- a CDS encoding sensor histidine kinase — MRRERIRRTALDLSLWAAVSAPVLFNGGRSGAGGWVRPWTASWSGTGWATAAGIVLLGAAVAAGRRFPLAALGTALGLGALYSTQLITPQYSAALVVFAFLAGRRSPRARPALALFASVTALGLVLTLAAGDELWIWFMQVAAVLLAVVVPWLLGRSVRQYADLVRAGWTLADRLEREQRAVADRERLRERSRIAGDMHDSLGHELSLIALRAAALEIDRELGEPQRAAARELRLAAAGATARLRDIVGVLRTDEEGAPTAPRDETVRAVVERARASGLSVHLAEPAATTDTGPGPDPGSGLPGAVPLPEMTDRAVHRVVQESLTNAARHAPGAEVTVRVVRRGGEVGVTVANGPAARPAQGPASGGTGLVGLHERVRLAGGTLVHGPAPDGGFSVTARLPVDGAPLRDAAAPPGRAPTAARELDRARRRVRRGLRQAVLVPAAVAAVLGLLMAGFDQYTRMRTLVPRAVYDAVRVGDLQSEVTARLPGQALPGRPAGTDPEPPDADHCRYHRADLVRDAPAYRFCFTEGRLSHKTLVTDVPREEDRDASP; from the coding sequence ATGCGCCGCGAACGAATCCGCCGTACCGCCCTCGACCTCTCGCTCTGGGCGGCCGTGAGCGCGCCCGTCCTGTTCAACGGGGGCCGGAGCGGTGCGGGAGGCTGGGTCCGGCCGTGGACCGCGAGCTGGTCGGGTACGGGCTGGGCCACCGCCGCCGGGATCGTCCTGCTCGGCGCCGCCGTCGCCGCGGGACGCCGGTTCCCCCTGGCCGCGCTCGGTACGGCGCTCGGCCTCGGCGCCCTGTACAGCACCCAGCTGATCACCCCCCAGTACAGCGCGGCGCTCGTCGTCTTCGCCTTTCTGGCCGGCCGCCGCTCGCCCCGGGCCCGTCCGGCGCTCGCCCTCTTCGCCTCCGTCACCGCTCTCGGCCTGGTGCTGACCCTCGCCGCCGGTGACGAGCTGTGGATCTGGTTCATGCAGGTGGCGGCGGTCCTGCTGGCCGTGGTGGTGCCGTGGCTGCTGGGCCGTTCGGTACGGCAGTACGCGGACCTGGTCCGGGCGGGCTGGACGCTGGCGGACCGGCTGGAGCGCGAGCAGCGGGCCGTCGCGGACCGGGAGCGGCTGCGGGAGCGGTCCCGGATCGCCGGGGACATGCACGACTCCCTCGGCCATGAACTGTCGCTGATCGCCCTGCGCGCGGCGGCCCTGGAGATCGACCGGGAGCTGGGCGAGCCGCAGCGCGCCGCGGCCCGGGAGCTCCGGCTGGCGGCGGCCGGGGCGACCGCCCGGCTGCGGGACATCGTCGGGGTGCTGCGCACCGACGAGGAGGGCGCGCCGACGGCACCGCGGGACGAGACGGTACGGGCGGTGGTGGAGCGGGCCCGGGCCTCGGGGCTCTCCGTACACCTCGCCGAACCGGCCGCCACCACGGACACGGGCCCCGGGCCCGATCCCGGCTCCGGGTTGCCCGGGGCCGTACCGCTGCCCGAGATGACCGACCGGGCCGTCCACCGCGTCGTCCAGGAGTCCCTCACCAACGCGGCCCGGCACGCGCCCGGCGCGGAGGTGACGGTACGGGTGGTGCGCCGGGGCGGCGAGGTGGGTGTCACCGTCGCCAACGGCCCCGCCGCCCGCCCGGCGCAGGGGCCCGCGTCCGGCGGTACCGGGCTGGTCGGACTCCATGAACGCGTCCGGCTCGCGGGCGGCACCCTCGTGCACGGTCCCGCACCGGACGGCGGCTTCTCGGTCACCGCGCGCCTCCCCGTCGACGGGGCACCGCTGCGCGACGCGGCCGCCCCGCCCGGGCGGGCGCCCACCGCCGCCCGCGAACTCGACCGGGCCCGGCGGCGGGTCCGGCGCGGGCTGCGGCAGGCGGTGCTCGTTCCGGCGGCGGTGGCGGCGGTGCTGGGGCTGCTGATGGCCGGCTTCGACCAGTACACGAGGATGCGGACGCTCGTTCCGCGCGCGGTCTACGACGCGGTCCGGGTCGGTGACCTCCAGTCCGAGGTCACCGCGCGCCTGCCAGGGCAGGCGCTGCCCGGGCGTCCGGCCGGGACCGATCCGGAACCGCCGGACGCGGACCACTGCCGCTACCACCGGGCGGACCTGGTCCGGGACGCTCCCGCGTACCGCTTCTGCTTCACGGAAGGCCGGCTCTCCCACAAGACCCTGGTCACGGACGTGCCCCGGGAGGAGGACCGGGACGCCTCCCCCTGA
- a CDS encoding response regulator gives MIRAGVRAILATEPGIEVVAEAGDGRQAVELALRHRPDVALLDIRMPGTDGLRAAEELRRVAPSVGLIVLTTFSEDEYIARALAAGVSGFLVKSGDPRELLSGVRAVAEGAAFLSPAVARRVIDRFEGGRLSRTAEARRRLAPLTGREGEVVALVGAGLSNAEIAGRLHIVEGTVKAHVSAVLARLGLRNRVELAILAYEAEAVARDTAADPGPRP, from the coding sequence ATGATCCGGGCGGGCGTCCGGGCCATCCTCGCGACCGAGCCCGGTATCGAGGTGGTGGCGGAGGCCGGGGACGGACGGCAGGCCGTCGAGCTGGCCCTGCGCCACCGGCCCGATGTGGCACTCCTCGACATCCGGATGCCGGGCACCGACGGGCTGCGGGCGGCGGAGGAACTGCGCCGGGTCGCGCCCTCGGTCGGGCTGATCGTGCTGACCACGTTCTCCGAGGACGAGTACATCGCCCGCGCACTCGCGGCCGGAGTGAGCGGCTTCCTGGTGAAGTCCGGCGACCCGCGGGAACTGCTGAGCGGGGTACGGGCGGTGGCCGAAGGTGCCGCGTTCCTCTCCCCGGCCGTGGCCCGGCGGGTCATCGACCGGTTCGAGGGCGGCAGGCTGTCCCGTACCGCCGAGGCCCGGCGCAGGCTGGCGCCGCTCACCGGCCGGGAGGGCGAAGTCGTCGCCCTGGTCGGTGCCGGACTCTCCAACGCGGAGATCGCCGGACGGCTGCACATCGTCGAGGGCACGGTGAAGGCGCACGTCAGCGCGGTACTGGCCCGGCTGGGGCTGCGGAACCGCGTCGAGCTGGCGATTCTGGCGTACGAGGCGGAGGCCGTGGCCCGGGACACGGCGGCCGACCCGGGCCCCAGGCCCTGA
- a CDS encoding M4 family metallopeptidase: protein MRPKPRRATAAGALVAAVALLALGVPTGAQAAAPTGADRAPAAQADPGALPRALSPAQRTALVKAATADTPATAQQLGLTADEKLLVRDVAQDRDGTTHTRYERTYRGLPVLGGDLVVSEAPSGATETVARASRTALTGLAGTTARISPATAESRALGAAAAEGGKQAEAARAPRKVVWLTQGNEPVLAYETVVGGLQHDGTPSELHVVTDAGTGAELFRWQAVHTGTGNTQYSGQVTVGSVQSGSTFQLTDSGRGNHRTTNLNRGTSGTGTLFSGPDDIWGNGQAANTETAAADAAYGAGLTWDYYKNVHGRSGIRGDGVGASSRVHYGNNYVNAFWQDSCFCMTYGDGAGNAKPLTSIDVAAHEMTHGVTSNTARLVYSGESGGLNEATSDIFAAAVEFHAANPNDPGDYLVGEKIDIRGNGTPLRYMDRPSRDGSSKDAWYSGIGSIDVHYSSGPANHWFYLLSEGSGAKTVNGVAYDSPTSDGLPVTGIGREKAALIWYKALTTKFTSTTNYAGARTGTIAVATELYGAASAEVKSVTDAWAGINVGARPGGGNPGGPSFENAADVAIPDNGAAVTSPVTVSGVTGNAPAALQVEVDIVHTWRGDLVVDLVAPDGTVYNLKPFSANDSADNVQETYTVNASSEVANGAWALRVQDRAAQDTGYINRVKLTF, encoded by the coding sequence GTGAGACCCAAGCCCCGCCGCGCCACGGCGGCCGGCGCTCTCGTCGCCGCCGTCGCCCTGCTCGCCCTCGGTGTCCCGACCGGCGCCCAGGCCGCCGCCCCCACCGGCGCCGACCGCGCCCCGGCCGCACAGGCCGACCCCGGCGCGCTCCCCCGCGCCCTCTCCCCCGCCCAGCGCACCGCCCTCGTCAAGGCGGCCACCGCCGACACCCCGGCCACCGCGCAGCAACTCGGGCTGACGGCCGACGAGAAGCTCCTGGTCCGCGATGTGGCACAGGACCGGGACGGCACCACCCACACCCGCTACGAGCGCACCTACCGCGGGCTCCCCGTCCTCGGCGGCGACCTCGTCGTCAGCGAGGCACCGTCGGGCGCCACCGAAACCGTCGCCCGGGCCTCCCGCACCGCGCTCACCGGTCTGGCCGGCACCACCGCCCGGATCAGCCCGGCCACGGCCGAGAGCCGGGCCCTCGGCGCTGCCGCCGCCGAAGGCGGGAAGCAGGCCGAAGCGGCCCGGGCGCCCCGGAAGGTCGTCTGGCTGACGCAGGGCAACGAGCCGGTGCTCGCGTACGAGACGGTGGTCGGCGGGCTCCAGCACGACGGGACGCCCAGCGAACTGCACGTCGTCACCGACGCCGGTACCGGCGCCGAACTCTTCCGGTGGCAGGCCGTGCACACCGGGACCGGCAACACCCAGTACAGCGGCCAGGTGACGGTCGGCTCGGTCCAGTCCGGCAGCACCTTCCAGCTCACCGACAGCGGACGCGGCAACCACCGCACCACCAACCTCAACAGGGGCACCAGCGGCACCGGGACCCTGTTCAGCGGGCCGGACGACATCTGGGGCAACGGACAGGCGGCCAACACCGAGACCGCCGCCGCCGACGCCGCCTACGGCGCCGGGCTCACCTGGGACTACTACAAGAACGTCCACGGGCGTTCCGGGATCCGCGGCGACGGGGTCGGCGCTTCCTCGCGCGTCCACTACGGCAACAACTACGTCAACGCCTTCTGGCAGGACTCCTGCTTCTGCATGACGTACGGCGACGGCGCGGGCAACGCCAAGCCGCTGACGTCCATCGACGTCGCCGCCCACGAGATGACGCACGGCGTCACCTCCAACACCGCCCGCCTGGTCTACAGCGGCGAGTCCGGCGGTCTGAACGAGGCCACCTCGGACATCTTCGCCGCCGCGGTCGAGTTCCACGCGGCCAATCCGAACGACCCCGGCGACTACCTCGTCGGCGAGAAGATCGACATCCGGGGCAACGGGACGCCGCTGCGGTACATGGACCGGCCCAGCCGGGACGGCTCCTCCAAGGACGCCTGGTACTCGGGCATCGGCAGCATCGACGTCCACTACTCCTCGGGACCGGCGAACCACTGGTTCTATCTGCTCTCCGAGGGCAGCGGGGCCAAGACCGTCAACGGGGTCGCCTACGACTCCCCGACCTCCGACGGGCTGCCCGTGACCGGCATCGGCCGCGAGAAGGCCGCGCTGATCTGGTACAAGGCGCTCACCACCAAGTTCACCTCCACCACCAACTACGCCGGGGCGCGCACCGGCACCATCGCCGTCGCGACCGAGCTGTACGGGGCGGCCAGTGCCGAGGTGAAGTCCGTCACCGACGCCTGGGCCGGGATCAACGTCGGCGCCCGGCCCGGCGGCGGCAACCCGGGAGGCCCGTCCTTCGAGAACGCCGCCGATGTGGCGATCCCGGACAACGGCGCCGCCGTCACCTCCCCGGTGACCGTCTCCGGGGTCACCGGCAACGCCCCGGCCGCCCTTCAGGTCGAGGTCGACATCGTCCACACCTGGCGCGGTGACCTGGTCGTGGATCTCGTCGCCCCCGACGGGACGGTCTACAACCTGAAGCCCTTCAGCGCCAACGACTCCGCGGACAACGTCCAGGAGACGTACACCGTCAACGCCTCGTCGGAGGTCGCGAACGGGGCCTGGGCGCTGCGGGTCCAGGACCGGGCCGCGCAGGACACCGGGTACATCAACCGGGTCAAGCTCACCTTCTGA